GGAGAGTTTGGGATggtgttaaatttttatttttgggggttGTGGGTCACTATTGCTTAAATGGGGGGGTTACAATAACATTTTTCTGGGGTAGTTTAAAAGAATTGATAATTATCTAAATTTAACTTGGAAACTACAGATTTGGGTGGGGAATTAATGCTAATAGTTTGcttaaattaaaattagattgtttccatttctctgtagGATGTTGTTGATAGATGCTTTTGTTTAATCAGCTATTTTTTCTAAACACCTATCATGTACTAAAGGAAACAagctaaaattatatttatattatatgaattGTTTTCAAGTGACTAGTTTGTCTATgtaaaacttaaatattaattatttaagttTGTAGgtgtaaaaaaaatgttaatttatggTGTATTTAGGCAATTTAAATTGGGTTATGTGCCTAGATGTAGAAAAACTTACTGCATTTTTGCCCAATATCTTATTCATTCTAATACATTTATGCTGAAACCTATAccttaaaccatttttaaataggtATATTGAGATCTTCAGAAGTAGCAGAAGTGAAATCAAAGGATTTTATGATCCACCAAGAAGATTGCTGGGCCAGCGACCGGGACCATATGATAGACCGATAGGAGGAAGAGGGGGTTATTATGGAGCTGGGCGTGGAAGTATGTATGACAGAATGCGACGAGGAGGTGATGGATATGATGGTGGTATGTGTATCTAATGAACAAAGGTTCTGTTGtcattttcttaatattcctGACACTTTgtcaagaaatacagaaatggcAGTAATTTCAGTACCTACTGGGTTTTAAAACCTGTTCATGAAAATACGGATTCCCGTGGCCAGCTATGGGACTTGATTGATGCACATATTGGCACCTAGATAAGTTTATACAGAAATTAGAATGAAGATATTGGCATATTTTGACACTATTTGTTTGACATCAGGGTGAGAGTTAATTTTAATGTCTAAATGCGtccttttgagattttttatttccACTGAATGTTACtaactgctttctttttccaCATGCACTAAGTTGGGAGTTGTAAACTTGTAATAATATAACCATACTGCTTAccacaaaatgattttataaactggattatgaaatttttttttactggattaTGAAATTTATCTCTTGAAAGTATATTCATGTATTTCTCATTAAATTATGCAGGTTATGGAGGTTTTGATGACTATGGTGGCTATAATAATTATGGCTATGGAAACGATGGCTTTGATGACAGAATGAGAGATGGAAGAGGTAAATTAAGTCATACTCAGGTGTATGTTAGTATTTTACAGTCATTTAGTGGTAATAATAGGTGAGGTGACTTGATTGAAATAATCAACTTGAGCATATTTTAGTGCATACGTATGTGGGGCTTTATACAGATGTATATGTACAGGTAAACATTGATGTGAGTCCATGTTTAGAACAACTGTACGGATTTATTGACTGTCAGAATATAGGGGAAAAGGTTTTGTTGAAACGCTTTACTACGTGTATCAATAGTTTCTATAATCTTTGGAAATTTTATTCTCTTAGGTATGGGAGGACATGGCTATGGTGGAGCTGGTGATGCAAGTTCAGGTTTTCATGGTGGACATTTTGTACATATGAGAGGATTACCTTTTCGTGCAACTGAAAATGACATTGCTAATGTGAgtgattttagtaatttattaCTGACTTTGTATTTTATCCTGGTATCTAATTTTGAAGCATTCTTAAtgttctcatctttttctttatagtttaatATCAAAATccttttcataagaaaataaagtcatgaGGTTTAGTTGTTCAGCTTTGTAGCCACGGCATGATTAGAAACAGAAGGTGTTAAAAATAATGGGTGTAGATGCTCATTTGAAACTGGTTGGTTTCGTATCTGCAGACTTCAGCCCATGTGCATCTAGTCACACCCATTGATTTACCTGTTGAGTACTTGTAGTAGAGATCCACTGGTCTCCAAAGCCAAGACTGTTTACTATTTAGCTCTAAAAGAAACTAAGCTATAGATCTTACCGGGAACTGATTGGTCTAAGTTCCAGGTACCTTTTAGGATTGCTTCATTCTGGTTAACTTGTGATTAGAACTAAGTGATCTATTTTGGGAGCTATCCATATACAGTTTGTCAGTTTGTCAAATTCCATTGGTCCTGAATCATAGCACTTTAATTCTCTGCACATGTTTCTAAGGCTCTGGTGACCTATTTATCCTTTAAacagttttgaaatttctttcttgGAAGTGAAGAAAGTGTGTATAAGCTTATATTCCCAGAACCTTTGTAGTTGATTTGTTAGCCTTGTAATACAAGGCAGTAGAGAGGTTGGTTATTGAACTTATTTTCAATAATCTAAGTAGAATGAATAAGAAACAAGTtgtaaatagaaaattaataagtgctttcttttatttagttcttctcaCCACTAAATCCAATACGAGTGCATATTGATATTGGAGCTGATGGCAGAGCAACAGGAGAAGCAGATGTAGAATTTGTGACACATGAAGATGCTGTAGCTGCCATGTCTAAAGATAAGAATAACATGCGTAAGTGGTATCCATGGCTTGCTATTTCATTTCTTAGTGTGAGCTTGCTTATAAAATAACTAGTAATTCCTCAAATGTAAGATGTTACAGGATCTAAGTAACTCTTGGCAGTCACTGGGATCTGAAACCATATGGCCTTTAAGAAGTTCagactttgggatccctgggtggcacagcggtttggcacctgcctttggcccagggcacgatcctggagacctgggatcgagtcccacgtcgggctcccggtgcatggagcctgcttctccctctgcctctctctctctgactatcataaataaataaaaattaaaaaaaaagttcagactTTAATGGCTTTCTAGGGGGCTTTTATTGAAGGGATAATTCAGACTCCATTCTTAACCAGTTATCTGAGCTTAAGTTATTAAAGAGGGAAAATAGGTATTACTTGGTACTTGCCTGAGTTCCTGTGCCATTTGCAAATTTACCACTCTTGAACCCATCTGTTATTTCTGCATGTCATCAAATACATTTCAAACCATTAAATTTTTCCCTGACCAATGCTTCCTAAATCTGGtgacaaaaaaaatcactttgtactcagtaaaaaataagttttcgTGGACGTTATTTTCATGATTCTAATTCACTTTTTTGGGCAtggaatgtatttttaagaagcacGCTAATTGGTTCTGAAATAATGAATCAGCCctttttgtagataaggaaagcAAAGACCCCAACCACTTTTTTACTTGTTCAAGATTGTACAGTTTGAACAAAACTTGGTAGTTTAGGTTTTAGCCCTATCtggcattcatttttattactgatttaggAAGTCTCCATAAACAtaatttcagattaattttaGCATTAATATTAGCTAATtatcttttatgcttttattgATAAATTTGATCCATCATTccttcccttttactattttttatcttCAAGAACATCGGTACATTGAACTCTTCTTGAATTCTACTCCTGGAGGTGGCTCTGGAATGGGAGGTTCTGGAATGGGCGGCTATGGCAGAGATGGAATGGgtaggtaaaatttttaaatgagtagaaTTATACAATTAGCAATCAgtctcaacctttttttttttttttttttcccccctttttaaagataatcagGGAGGTTATGGATCTGTTGGAAGAATGGGAATGGGTAACAATTACAGTGGAGGATATGGTACTCCTGATGGCTTGGGTGGTTATGGTAAGTGTCTTTGGTTACTGTGGTTTGATTGATTAGCCCCATGTGTGTAGACATATTCAATGAAGTATGTGCTGCTATCTCCTGGTAAAACAGttcttgactttttctttttaaggccgTGGTGGTGGAGGCAGTGGTGGTTACTATGGGCAAGGTGGCATGAGTGGAGGTGGATGGCGTGGCATGTATTAAAGCATAACCACCAAGATAAAAGTCCTGACAACAGCGTCTGGTCTACTAGACTTTCTtacagatttaatttcttttgtattttaagaacTTTATAATGACTGAAGGaatgtgttttcaaaatattatttggtAAAGCAACAGATTGTGATgggaaaatctgttttctgtaggttttatttgttgcatactttgacttaaaaataaatttttatattcaaacCACTGATGTTGATACTTTTTATATACTAGTTACTCCTTAAGGATGTGCTGCTTTCATAAGATTTGGGTTGATGTATTTTACTATTAGCTCTACAAGAAGTAGTATAGTGTAATTTTAGAGGACAATGGTTCACGTTTGCATAAACTACAAGTCTTATTAATAAGCAGACATCTGAAATAGAACTTGGAAAATagtgtaacttttttcttttctcctggacAATACTGTAAATATAAATCCTAAAGATGAGTAGGTGTTTTCAGGAGTATAAATTCAGCTAATTTCtacattctttttcaaatgtCATTTATCAGGCATAGCTCTGAAATGTTGAAGATCTTAAGAGGTATCTGGATTTCTGAATATTCATAATTGTGTTACTGGGGATGAGAATATTGGAAGTTTAAATTCTAGCCCtagattttagaataaaattcactCAGCACTTGATTGAAGTAccaaaaaatgtttccaaaaaagTGATAGTTGTAAGTTATCTCAAAATGTCTTAGACTAGGTTAAGGTTCTCAGTGACATGAGAATTCACTACAAAAGTATTTACTATGGAGTATAATTCTCTCAGctgtattttcagttttcctaCCCAATAAAgcatattgttttttaataactGTGTAAATGACTAAACAAATGTAAGAGACAAGTCCATGTgatagttttaattaaaatgagtCCTGGAAGTTGGATTTTGCATTTGATATCTGTTTGGAGTTTTAGAGccactgtgttaaaaaaaaaaaaaaaaatactatatgtaGCAAGGAAAAGgtgctttttacttttaatccCTTTAATCAATATGGCTTTTTTCCAAATTGGCTAATGGATCAAAATGAAACCTGTCAATGTGAATTCAGTTATTGACCTTGTTACTTGTTTTTGCTAGAAATGttattaatgtaataaatatcAACGTGGGAGATAATATCTGTCCTAGAATGTTTTTTGTCGGTTACTGATTATAAATCCAATTGGTAGGAGATACTCAAGTGACTATCAGACAAAATGACATACCTAAGTAGTGATTTTGTACTGTTAGCTTAAATGGAGCCCATTAGCTCAAGTAGTGATCCATCTTATACATTTAGACTTCTaccacttacttttttttaagatcccatgttttattttcccaGGACCCATCCTATTAAAATGTTTAGTTACGGTATAAAAGTTGTAATGCAAGTTCTTCGAAAGgcttaattaatttttcatatcttttatttggcttataaaattcacattttaaaacattgcaGAGTAGAAGAATTACAGTCACAATTCCTTGGCACCGTGATAGCATTATTGTGGTAGTACTGGCTAGACAAGAGAATGATATGTGAAATTCATTAAGATAAATACTATGAGGGCAAATCTTGAAAATTAGTTCACAATACAAATTGGAAGTTTTATAACAAAATCCAAAATTTAgtataaatggcttttaaataaGAGCCCAAACTAAATGAAGCAAATTATATTGCTGTCATAAAAGCTTGCatacaaaaaacccaaaaccaatgATGATAAACAGTTCTGAATAGCAAGGAATTTAAAGGGGGACTGAAAATCATGGTTTGTCAAATGAAATCCAGCCTTGGAATTTAAGCAAAATCACGATTTAAAATTTGTACtaatcacaataaaaaaacaCTTAGTATTTGAAATTTCCTATTtgcttattctcatttttagcaatcataaaaatgtttactcATCAATACAAAACAGTTCAAGAATATAATGCATCTCGACTATTTCCATCAGCATTCAAGAAAGACCACCTTAAAAACCTGTACAGCGGTTCTAACTGAAGACCTCAAAAGTTAAgtgaatatgaagaaaataaatccaagtaAAATACTGATTTCATACTTTGgcaatttagaaaattatttttaaaccctATTGAAACTATTTATACTCTGAGGAAAGGATCCTACAGACAAACCTCGAGGTGGGAAGAGAGTGACCATGATTAACTCACTAAAGACAATGCTCCTAGGAATAATCAAAGATTCCTATCTGATCTGTTACAAAGGTTCACAGGCTTAAAGTGCATGGCTGAAATTAATACCAAAAGGGGAAAAAGTGATCTCCCGAGTGGTAATGCTGCTTAAAGGATTAATTTTACGAGGGTAACATTTAAATATTCTTGGTGTGCTACAAGTATGGTATAATGGGATTAGTGTTTATTGAATCTTTCATGCTTGAAATAGTTCATGTATTTCATGGCAGGGCTGAGACCACATCTTCATCTGCTCAAGATCCTGGCTCTAGGCACTCCGTAAATGGTGAATATTTCACTGTATACATATGTGCAGTAGAGGATCACTGCACTGTAATGCTTCCTAAAAGTTACTGAAATGGAAATCTGAAAATTTTTACTTCAGTCCTATGGGGCAAACTAGATTTCTCCTTTAATGCTTCTCCAGGAGAATCAATCAGGAGCCTATAATCCCTTActagtaaacatttttttcatttatagagATGTTGAGC
This genomic stretch from Canis lupus familiaris isolate Mischka breed German Shepherd chromosome 4, alternate assembly UU_Cfam_GSD_1.0, whole genome shotgun sequence harbors:
- the HNRNPH3 gene encoding heterogeneous nuclear ribonucleoprotein H3 isoform X1 codes for the protein MDWVMKHNGPNDASDGTVRLRGLPFGCSKEEIVQFFQGLEIVPNGITLTMDYQGRSTGEAFVQFASKEIAENALGKHKERIGHRYIEIFRSSRSEIKGFYDPPRRLLGQRPGPYDRPIGGRGGYYGAGRGSMYDRMRRGGDGYDGGYGGFDDYGGYNNYGYGNDGFDDRMRDGRGMGGHGYGGAGDASSGFHGGHFVHMRGLPFRATENDIANFFSPLNPIRVHIDIGADGRATGEADVEFVTHEDAVAAMSKDKNNMQHRYIELFLNSTPGGGSGMGGSGMGGYGRDGMDNQGGYGSVGRMGMGNNYSGGYGTPDGLGGYGRGGGGSGGYYGQGGMSGGGWRGMY
- the HNRNPH3 gene encoding heterogeneous nuclear ribonucleoprotein H3 isoform X2; translation: MDWVMKHNGPNDASDGTVRLRGLPFGCSKEEIVQFFQGLEIVPNGITLTMDYQGRSTGEAFVQFASKEIAENALGKHKERIGHRYIEIFRSSRSEIKGFYDPPRRLLGQRPGPYDRPIGGRGGYYGAGRGSYGGFDDYGGYNNYGYGNDGFDDRMRDGRGMGGHGYGGAGDASSGFHGGHFVHMRGLPFRATENDIANFFSPLNPIRVHIDIGADGRATGEADVEFVTHEDAVAAMSKDKNNMQHRYIELFLNSTPGGGSGMGGSGMGGYGRDGMDNQGGYGSVGRMGMGNNYSGGYGTPDGLGGYGRGGGGSGGYYGQGGMSGGGWRGMY
- the HNRNPH3 gene encoding heterogeneous nuclear ribonucleoprotein H3 isoform X3, with the translated sequence MDWVMKHNGPNDASDGTVRLRGLPFGCSKEEIVQFFQGLEIVPNGITLTMDYQGRSTGEAFVQFASKEIAENALGKHKERIGHRYIEIFRSSRSEIKGFYDPPRRLLGQRPGPYDRPIGGRGGYYGAGRGSMYDRMRRGGDGYDGGYGGFDDYGGYNNYGYGNDGFDDRMRDGRGMGGHGYGGAGDASSGFHGGHFVHMRGLPFRATENDIANFFSPLNPIRVHIDIGADGRATGEADVEFVTHEDAVAAMSKDKNNMQHRYIELFLNSTPGGGSGMGGSGMGGYGRDGMGRGGGGSGGYYGQGGMSGGGWRGMY
- the HNRNPH3 gene encoding heterogeneous nuclear ribonucleoprotein H3 isoform X5 → MYDRMRRGGDGYDGGYGGFDDYGGYNNYGYGNDGFDDRMRDGRGMGGHGYGGAGDASSGFHGGHFVHMRGLPFRATENDIANFFSPLNPIRVHIDIGADGRATGEADVEFVTHEDAVAAMSKDKNNMQHRYIELFLNSTPGGGSGMGGSGMGGYGRDGMDNQGGYGSVGRMGMGNNYSGGYGTPDGLGGYGRGGGGSGGYYGQGGMSGGGWRGMY
- the HNRNPH3 gene encoding heterogeneous nuclear ribonucleoprotein H3 isoform X4, with protein sequence MDWVMKHNGPNDASDGTVRLRGLPFGCSKEEIVQFFQGYGGFDDYGGYNNYGYGNDGFDDRMRDGRGMGGHGYGGAGDASSGFHGGHFVHMRGLPFRATENDIANFFSPLNPIRVHIDIGADGRATGEADVEFVTHEDAVAAMSKDKNNMQHRYIELFLNSTPGGGSGMGGSGMGGYGRDGMDNQGGYGSVGRMGMGNNYSGGYGTPDGLGGYGRGGGGSGGYYGQGGMSGGGWRGMY